ACGACGTCGCCCACGGTGCCGGCAAAGGGCGCGCGCACCACGTGGTACTGCAGCTGCACCTGACGCTGCGCCACCTGCGCGGCGGAGGAGCGCGAGGCGGCCTCGGCGGCCTGCACCTGCGCGCGGCCGGCCTCCAGCTCCTGGGCGCTGGCGAGGCCCTCCTTGTGGAGCGCCTCCGTGCGGGCGAGTGTGCGGCGCGACAGCTCCAGGTTCACCTGCGAGGAGCTGAGCTGCGCCTGGGCGCTGTCGAGCGCGGCCGTCTCCTCGCGCGCGTCGACTTCCACCAACGCCGCGCCGGCCTCCACCTGCTGGCCGGGGCGCACGTGAATCTTCCGGATGTAGCCGGCCACCTGCGGCAGCACGGTGAGGCTCTGCCGCGACAGCAGCGAGCCGAGGTACTCGCCGGTGTCCCGCACCTCATGGGGCGCGAGCGTGACGACTTCCACCTCGCGAGGCGGGGGCGCGGCCGGAGCGGCCTTCTGTCCCGAGCAGCCCGCCACCATCGCCAGCAGGGTGAAACTCCAAACCGTCTTCATCTTCATCTCCAGGGGACGTACCCGTTTCACCAGTCGCACCGGGCCTCCGTCAGGAATGCGTCCAGGCGTGCCTGGACCAACTCGAATTCGCGCAGCACCAGCGTCAGCTGTGCCTGGCGCAGGGCCGCCGCGCTCTGCACCAGCTCCAGGCTGCTGCCGCGGCCCACTTCAAAAGCCCGGCGCGTCAGCCGGTCGGTGCGCTCCGCGAGGTCTCTCGACTCGGTCGCCGTCTTCACCAGCGCCTCGGCCACCTGCACCCCGCGCCGCGCCTGGGCCACCTCCAGCGCCACGTCCCGGCGCGCGCTCTCCAGCGCCGCGGACGCCTGCTCCTCCACGCCCGCGCGCTCGCGCACCAGCCCCGAGCGGCTGCCACCTTCCCAAATCGGCACCGAGAGCACGGCGGAGACATTCCACGTGGCGAAGCGGCCGAAGCCCGGGTCGGTGGTGAGGCCGTAGAGGGTGCTGGAGACGCCCAGCGTGGGCAGGTAGCCGGCGGAGGCCTGACGCCGGCTGTCCTTGGCGGACTCCACCTGGGCCCGCGACGCCACCAGGTCGGGCCGTGCGTCCAGGCTCTCCAGCGGGGCGCAGTCATTGCGCGTCTGGTCCACCAGGCCCTGCAGGTTGAAGGACGGGTCGACGCCCACCGGCTGGCCGAAGCCCAGCGTGAAGCCCAGCGCCTCGCGCGTCTGGCGAAGCTGCTCGTCGCCGGCGATGAGGGCGCCGCGCGCCACCGCGACGTCCTGCTCCACGCGCACCACGTCCAGCTGGTTTCCCGCGCCCAGCTCGAAGCTGCGCTGGGTGAGGGCGGCGCGCTCCAGTGCCTGGCGCAGCCCCACCCGGTTGATTTCCGCGGCGCGCTCGGCGGCCACCGTGGCCACCAGCACCTGCGCCACGCCCAGCGTGAGGCGGCGGCGCACGTCCTGGAGGCTGGCCACCGCGCCGGCCTCGGCGGCTCGGGCCGAGGACAGCCCGCGCCAGGCGCTCACGTCCACCACCGACTGCGTCAGCGTCGCGGTGACGGTGCCCGCGGGCGTGGTGGGCGTGCGCCCGTCGCCAGCGGCACCGGGGGACACCCCCGCGGGCACGTCCGGGTTGAGGAGGTCATGAGCCACGCCGGCCTGGGCGCGCGCGTTGGGCAGCAGCGCGCCGAGGGCCTGACGCCAGCGGCCCGAGGCGCGCTGGACACCGGCCTCCGCGCTGCGCAGGTCCGTGGAGCGCTCGCGCACCAGGCCCAGCGCTTCGTTCCAGTCCTTCACCAGCTTGGGGGCGGGAGGGACGGGGGTGAGCATCGCGTCCTCCACCTTCGGCTGGAAGGGGACGGGGGACGGGGTGGGCTCGGTCTGGGAGGAGACCGCGAGGAGCGCCAGGAGGAGGACGGGAGGGGTGGCCATACGTCAGACGAGAGGGAATGAAGAGGGTAGCGGCGTGTACTGCTTGGACTCCCCCCGTGTGACGGCCTGCGTCGGGCGCAGATGTAATTGACAACGGTTGTAGTCTGCAACCATTCTTCTACGCAGAATGACGCTCCCGGAGCAACTGGGCTCTCTGCGTCGCGCCCTGCGCCGGCTCCTGACGGAGCGGCTCGGGGAGCAGACGGGCAGGCCCTTCATGCAGCTACTGGCCTTGAAGGTCATCGCCGGAGGCGCGCGCAGCCAGGTGTCCCTGGCGGATGGCCTCTCGGTGGACCCGCCTGCGGTGAGCCGGCTGGTGGACAGGCTGGAAGAGGACGGCCTGGTGAACCGGCTCGCGGGAGAGAACCGCCGCTGCGTGCGACTGGAGCTGACGGACAAGGGGCAGGTGGAGCTGGAGTTGATGCGCTCCGCGCTCCAGTGGGCGGATGGCGAGCTCACCCGGTACCTGTCGGCCTCCGAGGTGGTGGAGCTGAAGCGCCTGCTGGAGAAGCTGCAGGCGGGGCTGAGCCAGGGCGAGAGCCCCGCGACCTCGGGCCGCTGCGCGGGAGAGTGAGGGGCTGAAACGGCGAAGGGCCCGGCCCCGGAGCGTGACCCCGGAGACCGAGCCCTTCAGCTCGAAGCGATAGTGAGGGGCTGAAACGGCGAAGGGCCCGGCCCCGGGGAGCTTCCTCCCGGAGACCGAGCCCTTCAGCTCGAAGCGACGAGGCCGTGCGTCAGACGGGCGCGGGCTTCTGCTCGGAGTCGCCCGGCGTCGTGGGCTCGGTGGCGGACGGCTCGGACGCCGTGGGCTCGGCGGCGGCGACGGGGGCCTGCTGGGCAGCGGACTGGGCCTCGGTCTCCGCGCGCACGCGCGAGGTCTCCTCGGTGCGCTGGTCGCTGGCCGCCATCTCCTCCGGCGTCAGCTCCGTGCGGTCGGCCAGCATGCCGGTCTTCTTCTCCAGGTCCTTGATGGCGCGGCGGAGCAGGTCGCGCTCCAGCAGCGTGCGGTTGAGGCGCTTCTCCAGCGCCTTGTACTTGTCCCGCATCAGGTCCAGGTCGTTCTTCGTGGCCGCGTAGACGCGCTGCTGCGTCTCCGTGCGGCCCTTCACCCGGCGCAGCTCCTTCTCCAGCTCCACCGCGCGCGAGCGCTCCTTGTTCGCGAGCTGCTCCAGCCGCTCCATCTTCTCGCGGTCCGCGTCGTTCAGCTCGCGGTAGCGGCGCTGGCCACGGTCCTGCTGCGCGGCGTCGGCCACCGGCGTCACCGCCACCGTGGTCGCCACCACGTGCTCGCCCTCCTTGGCGGGGGCGGAGATCTGCTGCGCGGGCGCAGGGGCCGCGGCGACGACCGTCACGGGCGCCGTCACCGGCGCGGGCTGCGGGCGGCGGCCACGCGACTCCAGCTCCGACCTCAGGCGCTGGTTCTCCGTCAGGACGTTCGACAGCTCCTCGCGGGTCTGTTCGAGCTGCAGGGACGCGGCGCGCTCCACCTCGGCGCGGGCCTTCGCCAGGTCCTGCGGGCCCTTCTCCGACTCCTTCTGCTCGAAGAGCTTGCGCTTGGTCTGCTTGAGCTCGTCCTTCACGTCCTTCAGCTGGGCCCGCTGCTCATCCAGCTCCTTCTGCTTCCGCTGAAGCTCCGCCTCCGCCTTGGCGCGGCGCTGCGTCTCCGACTCCAGCTCGTTGCGGCCCGAGGAAGACGAGGAGGCGGAGGACGGGAGCGCGGCCCGATTCGAGCCACCGAAGAGCAGGATGCCGAGTGTCACGGCAAACCCGATCGATACGAGGATGAGTGCAACCAGCACGGGAACGACCTCCACGGGATATGCAAAAAGCGGGGCAGCCTACCGTCAGACACCGGCGCGTCAAGGGTCCACTGATGGACCGTGGGCCCTCGGCGCCTCTATGCCCTGCCTGGAGGCGCCGCGCACTCCGTAATTGGCCCCGGGCCGGGAGGTGCTGGTCGGAGGGCATCCGTCCGGGCGGGGCCTTCCCTGGTGTCCGAGGCGTCCGGAGGCTGGGAGGCGCAGGTTCCCGGGGTGGGGTGAGCGATGGCGCACGTGGAGCTGGTCCCCCAGCGGCAGGTGTCGAGCTTCCGCAAGCTGGCCATCGGCAGCTGGGAGACGGCGTATGACCCCACCGTCTACGGCACGCTGACGGTGCGCATGGACCGGGCGCTGACCTGGCTGGAGGACTTCCGGGCGCGGACCGGGGTGCGGCTCACGGTGATGCACCTGGTGCTCAAGGCGCTGGCGGAGGCACTGCGCCGCTGCCCGGAGGCGAATGCCGTCCTGCGCTTCAACCGCATCTACCTGCGCCAGCGCGTCACCGTGTCCGCGCTGGTGGCGCGCACGGAACCAGGCGGTGTGATGCGGCTGCTTCCCGTACGGGTGGTGGACGCGGACCGGAAGGGCCTGCGCGAGCTGGCGGCGGAGCTGGACGCCGCGCTGCGCGAGGACGGGGTCTCTCGACAGGGCTGGCGGTGGGTGGGGCGGGTTCCGGCTCCGCTGCTCAACCTCTTCACGCGGCTGGTGTCCTTTTTCGCGGTGACGCTCAACATGGACCTGGGCCGCTTCGGACTTCCGAGGGACGCCTTTGGCGGGGCCGTCGTCGCGGACGTGGGCGCGCTGGGGCTGGACACCGCGTACCTGCCGCTGGTGCCCTTCACCCGGGTGCCCGTGTTCCTTGCGCCCGGCGCGGTGCGGGAGACGGCGGTGGTGGAGGGCGCGCGGGTGGTGGTGGGGCGGGTGATGAGCGTCAACGCGTCCATCGACCACCGCTTCATCGACGGCTACCACGCGGGCGTGCTGGCCCGCACCGTGCGGGAGCTGCTGGAAGACCCGCTCACCGCGTTCGGCGCGCCAGAATAGGGAAGGGCGCCAGGAGGCCGTCCCGATGCTCAGGGGCTCGTGGCCCGCGCGGCGCTCAGGGTGGGGCGCAGGCGGATGGGGGCCGACTCGGGCGCGGGCCGGATCCAGGCCTTGGGCTCGAGCCCGTCCACCTCACGCGCGAGGTCCACCGTCGGGTCCACGAGCTGCTCGGCGGGACGCCCGTTGAGGGACACCTGCACGTCGGCCCGGACCTCCACGGGGCCCACGCCCTTCGCCTCGAAGTCGCGGGCGATGCGCCGCGCGAGCTGGAGGATGAGGTCGGGCTGCACGGACATCTCCCGCTCCTGCAGCCGCGTGAGGTACTGCTTGGGCGTGACGTGCCACTCCTTGCCGGTGGCCGGGGCGCGGACCATGAACGTCACGCTGCCGTTCTTCTCGCGCGCCATCACCCGCCACGAGAAGCGCATGCCCTGCTCGTGCCAGAGGACATTGCCTCCATACAGGTGCGTCCTCAGCGGAACCCCCACCTGCACGAGCGCATAAGCCGCGGCCACGCCGAGGGCCAGCCAGCCCTTCCAGCCGGGAGTGCCTCTGCTCGGAGCGGCGACCGCCACCAGGTTCTTCGGGGGCCGCTTCGTCAGGCGCACGCGCACGCGCTGGAGCAGCCCTCGCGGCCACGAGGGCTCGAAGAAGACGAGCGCCGCGGCGACCATGATGAAGGGGAACATCCCGATGGGGAACAGCGCCGAGGTGGCCGCGTGGAACCCCACCACCACGACGTAGGCGAAGGGGCGCAGCCGCCGCGTGAGCAGGAAGGCGACGATGGTGGTGTCGAAGAGGAAGCCCGACCAGGCCGCGGCGTAGGCCACCCAGCGCTGCTCCAGCAGCGGTCCCACCACCGGGAGGCTCGTCCGGGCCGCCAGCCAGATGTTGAGCGGCTGCGCGTGGACGAGCCAGTCCGTGGTGAGCTTGGCCAGCCCGGCGAACACGTAGACGACGGCGACCTGGAAGCGCAGCAGCAGCGTGCACCAGGCCGGCAGCCACTCCTGGCGCAGCGCCGGCTTGCGCCACGCATCCACGGAGAAGGCCCGGTGCGCCGGGACGAAGCACAGCAGCCCCAGCAGCAGGCTCACCAGGTAGTAGTGGTTGAGGTAGTTGCTGACGTCCACGAGCTGGACGTAGGTGAAGCCGACGAAGAGCAGCGCCACCGCCACCCGGTAGAAGAGGCCCGCCGCCACGCAGAGGCCCAGCACCGCGAGCACCGCGAAGACGGCGTGCATCCACGGCGCCGGGAGCGCGGGCACCCAGTCGAAGCCCCAGTAGGTGAAGTGGAACCGGGGCTGGGTGAAGAGCACGTCCACCCAGCCGTAGACCAGGAAGCGGATTGCGGAAACGGTGACGAGCAGCCCGACGGCCACCCGGAAGACGGCGAGCGCGGCGATGTCCCGCGGCGCGAGCAGGTACCGCCACAGCCGCTCGGCCGCGCGCGGGGCGCCCGGCGCCCTGTCAGTCATTGTCCCCCTCGACACTCTGGGGCAGCTCCAAATCCAGCACGGTGACCAGCTCCGTCTTGAGCACGTCCGTCACGCCCTTGACCGCGTCGTAGAGCGCCCGCACCGAGGCCGGGTCCTGCGCGAGCGGCGCCTCCAGGCCGGCGCCCGGCACGGCGTCGATGGCCGTCTCGGCCGCCACCATCCGCTCCTGGAGCTTCGTCGCCAGCGCCTCGGCACCGGAGGCCTTCAGCAGGTCGTCGAACGCCGTGCCCTCGTTGCCCTCGCCGCAGCCCTGGATGAGCCGCCGGAAGCCCACCAGGTTGGCGCGCACGTTCGCCTTCGAGCGCGCGGAGATTCGCGACTCCAGGAACTCCGGGCACGTCGCGGTGGAGCAGTCCCGAAGCCCGAGTGGCCGCGCGAGCTTCATGTCCTTCACCTCGCGCTCGAAGTAGAAGAGCGCGTCGCTCACGGCATTCAGCGCCGCCTGGCTCGTCGGGTAGGTCGCGTTGCCGGAGCCGGCCGTCTCCAGCGTGCGGACGAAGCCGCCCTGGTCCGGGCTCCAGGCCTGCACCAGCTGGGCCGCACGGCGGCGGACGTCGGCGGCCGCGGCCACGGCATAGGCCCGCTTGCGCGCCGCCCGCTCCTCCGTGGACAGCGCCGCCCACGTGCCCTGCGCGACGATGGCAGACGTCGGCGGGCAGGCCGTGTCCGAGCCCTCGTAGAACAGCAGGTACTCGAGCGCGGCGAGCCCGCGGCGGCTCACGAGGGCGCTGGGGAAGCCCGCCGACTCGTAGCTCTTGTTGACGAGCTGCTCCTCCACCGCGCAGCGGCTGACGAGCGGCCAGGAGTAGATGTTGTCGCGAAGCTCCGCGCCGCCCGCGACGCTGGTGGGCGCCGCCGGACCGAGCTGCATGACCTCCGCCACCTGCCACGCGTCCATGGCCGAGTGGAACGCCGCCCGGGCCGCGTCCCGGGTGGTGTCGCCGGGCCCCGCGGCGAGGGCCGCCGTCGCCGTCTCCAGCGCCGTGGCGGCCGTCTCGAACTCCCGCGCCGTCTTCAGCACGCACGCGCCCGTGGCGCCCAGCACAGCCGTGCGCGTCGCCGCCAGCGTGTCATTTCCGGGCCCCGGTCCCGCGTCCGGCTTGCCCCCGTCTTCCGACTTGCAGGCGGTGAGACAGAGCAGGGCGGGGAGCACGAGCGCGCTCACACGGCGGGCGGAGGACGAGCGTGATGAGACAGGATTCATGGGGCCCTGGCTATCACGGCGATGTTGTGAATGACAATCAACGTCAAAATCCAGCATTTCCGGAGGGTGGAAATGGACACTCTTGACCAGTGTCAATTCCTGGCTTAGTCACCCGCCGCACGATTCTGATAACGATTATTGTTTGCAGATTTCGATGGCTTCAACTTCGGAGGGGAGAGACATCATGGCGAACACGGTGAAGCAGGGCGGTTTCCTGCTGCGTGGAGCGGTGCTGGCGCTGGCGCTTGCGTGCGTGACGGGCTGTGGCGACGACGACGATGGTGAGCCCCAGACTCCGGGAACGGATGCGGGCGTCACCGAGGACGCCGGGACGGACGCTGGAACCGACGCCGGCACGGACGCCGGGACTCCGGTGCTGGACAGCGACATCGCGGTGGCGCGCTTCAACACGGACGGCACGCAGGACACGACGTTCGGCGCTGGCGGCGTCACCCGGGTGGACTTCAGCACGGGCCGCGGCACGCGTGACTCCCTGTGGGACGTGAAGGTGGACGCCACGAACCGCATCGTCCTGTTCGGCAACCGCCGGGGCTCGGGTGACCGCGTCGACACCGAGCGCGTCGTCGCGCGGCTGACCGCGGCGGGCGCCCTGGACACGGCCTTCGGCTCGGAGAGCCCCACCACCGGCCTCAGCATCCTGAACCTCGGCACGCTGAACGACAGCATCCGCAACGGCATCATCCAGCCCGATGGGAAGATTGTCTCGTCTGGCTATACCTCCATGCCCA
Above is a window of Pyxidicoccus xibeiensis DNA encoding:
- a CDS encoding imelysin family protein codes for the protein MLPALLCLTACKSEDGGKPDAGPGPGNDTLAATRTAVLGATGACVLKTAREFETAATALETATAALAAGPGDTTRDAARAAFHSAMDAWQVAEVMQLGPAAPTSVAGGAELRDNIYSWPLVSRCAVEEQLVNKSYESAGFPSALVSRRGLAALEYLLFYEGSDTACPPTSAIVAQGTWAALSTEERAARKRAYAVAAAADVRRRAAQLVQAWSPDQGGFVRTLETAGSGNATYPTSQAALNAVSDALFYFEREVKDMKLARPLGLRDCSTATCPEFLESRISARSKANVRANLVGFRRLIQGCGEGNEGTAFDDLLKASGAEALATKLQERMVAAETAIDAVPGAGLEAPLAQDPASVRALYDAVKGVTDVLKTELVTVLDLELPQSVEGDND
- a CDS encoding MarR family winged helix-turn-helix transcriptional regulator; protein product: MTLPEQLGSLRRALRRLLTERLGEQTGRPFMQLLALKVIAGGARSQVSLADGLSVDPPAVSRLVDRLEEDGLVNRLAGENRRCVRLELTDKGQVELELMRSALQWADGELTRYLSASEVVELKRLLEKLQAGLSQGESPATSGRCAGE
- a CDS encoding 2-oxo acid dehydrogenase subunit E2, with protein sequence MAHVELVPQRQVSSFRKLAIGSWETAYDPTVYGTLTVRMDRALTWLEDFRARTGVRLTVMHLVLKALAEALRRCPEANAVLRFNRIYLRQRVTVSALVARTEPGGVMRLLPVRVVDADRKGLRELAAELDAALREDGVSRQGWRWVGRVPAPLLNLFTRLVSFFAVTLNMDLGRFGLPRDAFGGAVVADVGALGLDTAYLPLVPFTRVPVFLAPGAVRETAVVEGARVVVGRVMSVNASIDHRFIDGYHAGVLARTVRELLEDPLTAFGAPE
- a CDS encoding TolC family protein; this encodes MATPPVLLLALLAVSSQTEPTPSPVPFQPKVEDAMLTPVPPAPKLVKDWNEALGLVRERSTDLRSAEAGVQRASGRWRQALGALLPNARAQAGVAHDLLNPDVPAGVSPGAAGDGRTPTTPAGTVTATLTQSVVDVSAWRGLSSARAAEAGAVASLQDVRRRLTLGVAQVLVATVAAERAAEINRVGLRQALERAALTQRSFELGAGNQLDVVRVEQDVAVARGALIAGDEQLRQTREALGFTLGFGQPVGVDPSFNLQGLVDQTRNDCAPLESLDARPDLVASRAQVESAKDSRRQASAGYLPTLGVSSTLYGLTTDPGFGRFATWNVSAVLSVPIWEGGSRSGLVRERAGVEEQASAALESARRDVALEVAQARRGVQVAEALVKTATESRDLAERTDRLTRRAFEVGRGSSLELVQSAAALRQAQLTLVLREFELVQARLDAFLTEARCDW
- a CDS encoding coiled-coil domain-containing protein; translated protein: MLVALILVSIGFAVTLGILLFGGSNRAALPSSASSSSSGRNELESETQRRAKAEAELQRKQKELDEQRAQLKDVKDELKQTKRKLFEQKESEKGPQDLAKARAEVERAASLQLEQTREELSNVLTENQRLRSELESRGRRPQPAPVTAPVTVVAAAPAPAQQISAPAKEGEHVVATTVAVTPVADAAQQDRGQRRYRELNDADREKMERLEQLANKERSRAVELEKELRRVKGRTETQQRVYAATKNDLDLMRDKYKALEKRLNRTLLERDLLRRAIKDLEKKTGMLADRTELTPEEMAASDQRTEETSRVRAETEAQSAAQQAPVAAAEPTASEPSATEPTTPGDSEQKPAPV
- a CDS encoding HTTM domain-containing protein, translating into MTDRAPGAPRAAERLWRYLLAPRDIAALAVFRVAVGLLVTVSAIRFLVYGWVDVLFTQPRFHFTYWGFDWVPALPAPWMHAVFAVLAVLGLCVAAGLFYRVAVALLFVGFTYVQLVDVSNYLNHYYLVSLLLGLLCFVPAHRAFSVDAWRKPALRQEWLPAWCTLLLRFQVAVVYVFAGLAKLTTDWLVHAQPLNIWLAARTSLPVVGPLLEQRWVAYAAAWSGFLFDTTIVAFLLTRRLRPFAYVVVVGFHAATSALFPIGMFPFIMVAAALVFFEPSWPRGLLQRVRVRLTKRPPKNLVAVAAPSRGTPGWKGWLALGVAAAYALVQVGVPLRTHLYGGNVLWHEQGMRFSWRVMAREKNGSVTFMVRAPATGKEWHVTPKQYLTRLQEREMSVQPDLILQLARRIARDFEAKGVGPVEVRADVQVSLNGRPAEQLVDPTVDLAREVDGLEPKAWIRPAPESAPIRLRPTLSAARATSP